One window from the genome of Rhodobacteraceae bacterium S2214 encodes:
- a CDS encoding DMT family transporter: protein MMRLSSGQLGSVCAFFAVFFFVTNDTTIKFLSGDYALHQVVLIRSLLALVLTMCVIAPFNGGFAIFKTKRLPQHFLRGGFTVMANMTFFLGLAAMPLADATAIFFISPILITLFSIIFLGESVGPWRWAAILIGFVGVLIMIKPGTGSFQYASFYPLVAALCYASLNTMTRQMGSTESAATLSVYIQVTFIIVTLLIGLAIGDGRYGDQTDPALKFLLREWTWPNLSDLKYFIIIGIGVAGGGFLISQAYRVAEAAFVAPFEYVAMPLAVLYGIFIFDEWPEPMAYLGMTFIVGAGIITIWREAVNRKAAQRPRTRR, encoded by the coding sequence ATGATGCGGCTGTCATCGGGGCAGCTTGGGTCTGTTTGCGCATTCTTCGCGGTCTTCTTTTTTGTGACCAACGACACGACAATCAAATTCTTGTCGGGCGACTACGCGTTGCATCAGGTTGTGCTGATCCGGTCGCTGTTGGCTCTGGTTTTGACAATGTGCGTCATCGCGCCATTCAACGGCGGTTTTGCGATTTTCAAAACAAAGCGCTTGCCGCAGCATTTTCTGCGCGGCGGCTTCACGGTCATGGCCAATATGACGTTCTTTCTGGGATTGGCCGCGATGCCCTTGGCGGACGCGACCGCGATCTTCTTCATTAGCCCGATCCTGATCACTTTGTTTTCAATCATCTTTTTGGGCGAAAGCGTCGGCCCATGGCGCTGGGCGGCGATCCTGATCGGGTTCGTGGGCGTCCTGATCATGATCAAACCCGGCACAGGGTCGTTCCAATACGCGTCGTTCTACCCCTTGGTTGCGGCCCTTTGTTACGCAAGTCTCAACACGATGACACGGCAGATGGGGTCCACCGAAAGTGCGGCGACCCTGTCGGTCTACATCCAAGTGACGTTCATCATCGTCACGCTTTTGATCGGCTTGGCGATCGGAGACGGAAGATACGGGGATCAAACCGATCCGGCGCTGAAATTCTTGCTGCGGGAATGGACGTGGCCCAACCTGTCCGATCTCAAATACTTCATCATCATCGGGATTGGCGTCGCCGGTGGCGGTTTCCTGATCAGTCAGGCGTATCGCGTCGCAGAGGCGGCATTCGTGGCACCGTTCGAATACGTGGCCATGCCGCTCGCGGTTTTATATGGCATCTTCATCTTTGATGAATGGCCCGAACCTATGGCCTATCTCGGGATGACGTTCATCGTTGGGGCAGGGATCATTACGATCTGGCGCGAGGCGGTCAATCGCAAGGCCGCGCAACGTCCGCGGACACGTCGTTAA
- a CDS encoding HAD family phosphatase, which yields MPTINAVIFDIGNVLIEWQPERFFDSVIGAERRRAMFAAIDLHGINDKVDRGENFRDTIVAAAQANPDWHDEVMMWHDRWIEMAAPPIDRSVRVLRALRAADVPVFALSNFGIQTFDIAKPVYPFLTEFDRSYISGHMGVIKPDADIYQQVEDDCGLDPKTLLFTDDRIDNITAARARGWQTHVFTGADGWADRLVSEGLLTAEAAQ from the coding sequence ATGCCTACAATTAACGCCGTCATCTTCGACATTGGAAACGTCCTAATCGAATGGCAACCAGAGCGGTTTTTTGACAGCGTGATCGGTGCCGAACGGCGGCGGGCGATGTTCGCCGCGATTGATCTGCACGGCATCAACGATAAGGTGGATCGGGGCGAAAATTTCCGCGATACGATTGTGGCAGCAGCCCAAGCCAACCCCGATTGGCACGACGAGGTCATGATGTGGCACGACCGCTGGATCGAAATGGCGGCTCCTCCGATTGACCGTTCTGTGCGGGTGTTGCGAGCCTTGCGCGCCGCTGATGTTCCTGTGTTCGCGCTGTCGAATTTTGGCATCCAGACATTTGACATCGCAAAGCCGGTCTATCCGTTCCTAACCGAATTCGACCGCAGCTATATTTCGGGCCACATGGGCGTGATCAAACCCGACGCGGACATTTATCAACAGGTCGAAGACGACTGCGGGCTTGATCCAAAGACGCTTTTGTTCACGGATGACCGGATCGATAATATTACAGCGGCACGGGCACGCGGCTGGCAGACACATGTGTTCACTGGCGCAGATGGCTGGGCGGACCGACTGGTGTCTGAAGGGTTATTGACGGCTGAGGCCGCGCAATGA
- a CDS encoding ornithine cyclodeaminase, which yields MTQMIPFPEADAILNWIDLTDALAAGHDLPPAQVEDVFLYQGENTLLNRSAWIKGLGLAVKCATIFPGNRAVDKPMVNGGVTLYSDEDGSLSAILDFHLVTKWKTAGDSLLAARRLARPDSRNILIVGAGTVGRSLKQAYSAAFPDATFTIWNRSKAGAEDFIADFPDVAIADDLETAVRRADIVTSATMSTDPLIKGDWLQPGQHIDLIGAYRPDMREVDDAALQKSRIFVDNKGTTMDHIGELKIPLAGGVIQPSDINADYYDIDAFERHSDDEITLFKNGGGAHLDLMTSSYIQAVWAQRHN from the coding sequence ATGACGCAAATGATCCCCTTCCCAGAAGCGGATGCGATCCTGAACTGGATCGACCTAACGGACGCATTGGCGGCAGGCCATGATTTGCCGCCTGCGCAGGTCGAAGATGTGTTCCTTTACCAAGGCGAAAACACGCTGTTGAACCGCTCTGCTTGGATCAAGGGTCTCGGTCTTGCAGTCAAATGCGCCACGATCTTTCCGGGCAATCGCGCGGTAGACAAGCCAATGGTGAACGGCGGTGTCACGCTCTATTCCGATGAAGATGGATCCCTGTCCGCGATCCTTGATTTCCATCTTGTGACAAAATGGAAAACGGCAGGTGACAGCCTTCTTGCGGCGCGTCGATTGGCACGACCCGACAGCCGGAACATTCTGATCGTCGGGGCTGGTACCGTTGGCCGTTCCCTGAAACAGGCGTATAGCGCTGCGTTTCCAGACGCGACATTCACCATATGGAACCGGAGCAAAGCAGGGGCGGAAGACTTCATCGCTGATTTTCCGGACGTTGCCATTGCTGATGATCTGGAAACGGCAGTACGCCGCGCGGACATTGTCACCTCGGCCACCATGTCGACTGATCCATTGATCAAAGGCGATTGGCTGCAGCCCGGCCAGCACATCGACCTGATTGGCGCGTATCGACCCGATATGCGCGAAGTCGACGATGCGGCCCTGCAAAAATCGCGCATTTTTGTTGATAACAAAGGCACCACGATGGACCACATCGGCGAATTGAAAATTCCGTTGGCAGGTGGGGTTATTCAGCCAAGCGATATTAACGCCGACTACTACGACATCGACGCCTTTGAGCGTCATAGTGATGACGAAATTACGCTGTTTAAGAACGGCGGCGGTGCGCATCTTGATTTGATGACAAGCAGTTATATTCAAGCGGTTTGGGCGCAACGGCATAATTAA
- a CDS encoding alpha/beta hydrolase yields the protein MVWFIVGLVLLAVVAAPKVLESRRTPMTAKRRQKAPGAFADLSQGITHYQWIGPVRGPVAVLIHGLSTPSTVWTDVAQVLADTGYRVLVYDLYGRGFSEAPKGKQDATFFLQQLNDLLEHEGLADDLTLVGYSMGGTIATAFAAQQPHRMKRLILLATCGVETRESDFSAFCRTKPIIGDWLHGLFAGARMRRALLADPAGQAAPAVLASQLSELKRQGFLPAVLSSRRNILEVTQEKEHRAISRDGIPVIAIWGEQDAIIPLSAVGTFAQWNRTAHQEVVPGAGHAVPYSHGEELSVFLRTMLREQR from the coding sequence ATGGTCTGGTTTATTGTTGGCTTGGTTTTGCTCGCGGTCGTCGCAGCACCGAAGGTTTTGGAATCGCGCCGTACACCCATGACGGCAAAAAGGCGTCAAAAAGCACCGGGTGCCTTTGCAGACCTGTCCCAAGGAATCACCCATTACCAATGGATTGGTCCGGTCCGGGGCCCCGTTGCCGTCCTGATACACGGCCTATCGACCCCTTCAACGGTTTGGACGGATGTCGCACAGGTACTGGCCGATACTGGTTACCGCGTGCTTGTTTACGATCTGTATGGTCGTGGTTTTTCCGAAGCGCCGAAGGGCAAGCAAGACGCAACTTTCTTTTTGCAGCAACTCAATGATCTGTTGGAACATGAAGGATTAGCCGACGACCTGACGCTCGTGGGGTATTCGATGGGCGGCACGATTGCGACGGCATTTGCAGCGCAACAGCCGCACCGCATGAAGCGGTTGATCTTACTGGCGACTTGCGGCGTTGAAACACGCGAAAGCGATTTTTCCGCGTTTTGTCGCACGAAACCTATCATCGGTGATTGGTTGCACGGGCTATTCGCAGGCGCACGGATGCGTCGCGCGCTTTTGGCTGATCCGGCAGGGCAAGCTGCACCGGCGGTGTTGGCATCGCAGCTTTCCGAACTCAAACGGCAAGGGTTTTTGCCTGCCGTTCTTTCAAGCCGCCGCAATATTCTAGAAGTGACGCAAGAAAAAGAACACCGCGCGATCAGTCGCGACGGTATTCCGGTGATTGCAATCTGGGGTGAACAGGATGCTATTATCCCCTTGTCCGCGGTTGGAACGTTTGCCCAATGGAACCGTACTGCCCACCAAGAAGTCGTGCCAGGCGCAGGTCATGCCGTGCCGTATAGCCACGGCGAAGAGCTTTCGGTGTTCTTGCGAACGATGCTCCGCGAACAACGCTGA